The sequence TCCACTTATATTTATCATTTGTTACACTGTACTTCATGAAAGTATGTTTGAGGGGTCATTTAAGAGTCCAATTAACTGTCTTCCGTAAGCATATCAtctaaaaccaattttttactTCTTCCTAAATCTGATACTTCAACCTTTGGATAATAGTGTTGTGATGTCTTTTTGTGAAGAGTGTAATTAGAGATCCATTTCCCCTTTCACTTAAAGGTAAAAATGTACATATAAATTTGCACAAAGGTAACTTTTGTGAGAAATGCTTGCAGAAATTATAAAGTCTATATCTGATGCCCCACCAACGCATTACATGGTCAAGATAGAGTCTTTCTCACTCCTTACAAAGCATGCTATAGAGAGATATGAAACTGAGAGCTTTGAAGCTGGGGGTTACAAATGGTATGGCATCGTTATTACAcaactttgttcttcttctttttaaatttattaacaaaacCCTTTTCTGCTTGACATTAATAATCATCGCACGTGCTGGTATCTTAAACCCTGCTTATTGTTGGAACATGCCTCAATATTTTAGTGCTTTTTGTTAATGGATCCTATTCTGCATTGCTTTTTAGGGTGTGGTCAGTAGTACTAGTTATGTTTTCAAAAACTTTCTTTTATTGAAAAGACACTTTTCAAtcttccttttttctctctGCATAGTGGACTAGTATAAAGTCTCTCTGGTCATTTTTTCAACTCATAAGTGGATTGTTTTCCATGTAAAAATCTGGGACCATCTTGGTTTCTATTTTAGGCTGTCCAATCATACACTAGTCAATTACTGTGCGTTACTTTTAACATGTCTAACAGAAAATGTGGTTTTGCTTGCAGGAAACTTGTTCTGTACCCAAATGGAAATAAGAGCAAGAACACGAAAGATCATGTTTCTGTTTACTTGGCTCTTGCAGACTCTAGTTCATTAAGTCCAGGGTGGGAGGTTTGCGCTGTTTTCCGTCTGTATTTGCTGGATCAAAACACAGATAGTTATCTGATCCTTCAAGGtagatttgtaacttttttttttttcacttcttcaAGTTTGCATGTTTCTCTAATCTTTGTCCCACCCTTAATATGCATTTCGTGTTGCAGGAAAGGAGAGACGATTTCATGCTGTCAAGCGTGAATGGGGATTCGATAAATTCATCCCCACCGGTACCTTCTCTGATGAGTCAAACGGTTACCTCATCGAAGACACATGTATGTTTGGAGCTGATGTGTTTGTttccaaagagagaagaagtggGAGAGGAGAATGTTTTTCAATGATTAAAGATGCTAATAGCACTAAGCACGTCTGGAAAATTGAGAATTTCTCCAAGTTAGACAAAGAAAGCTATGACTCAAATGCTTTCTTCGCTGGCGATAGAAAATGGTAACAACATATTTGTCACCAGTCCCTAAACCGTAGTTTTGAAGCTAATAAAATTGTTCTAATGCAGGAAGATAAGGTTTTATCCAACGGGAACAAAGCAAGGAATAGGAACCCATCTTTCTATTTATCTGATCCTTGTAGATCCTGAAACCATTTCAGACGGTACAAAGATGTTTGCAGAGTTTACGATACGAATATTTGATCAGTTACAAGGCAGGCACATTGCTGGGAAAGGTAAAAACACCCACAAACTCATTTCTTGATACTTGTTATATGAATGTGAATACGTTCACTTCTTGATCTGTACTTTGTATCCGTTTTGCAGTTACTAAATGGTTTAGCCGATCAAGCTCGGAGAACGGATGGGTTAAATATGTATCAATGGTTTATTTCACGCAGCCAAACAGTGGACTGTTGCTCAAAGATGCCTGTCTCGTGGAAGCTGATGTATGCATTCTTGGAATCACCAGTGCACTCTAATCTCTTCATGTTTGATCTCAAAAGTCAAATTTGTGAATTCTATATTAGTTCGAcgagaaaaagagagacaatAATGGCTGGTGTCCAAACGGGACCTGATGTGATGTGTGTGCTCATGTAATCACACAAGTGCACTTATGATCTCATCATCTTTTGGTTTCTTCCGTCTCTGATTTCACAAATAGCAGTATTTGCTTGCCTCTGTTTAAAAACTTGTCACAAAATGTTGTCCAATTCTTTTGACATTGATAATGCAAACAAAGGATACTGATATTGAATACTCTTcatcatataattttcttctcaaaagaagcaagaaatacaaattatgaaattaacTTTCTTACCACAACAGTAGTACAGTaccatataataataaataattatataaatttcccAATTGCTTAGCTTTTTTTCTCCaaagtgtgaaaaaaaaattgaataaaccCATCTCAGAGTTGAAACTAAAAAGCCACAAAGAGCCTAAAATACAGGAGAACGAGACCCAAATCTGGACAGAACAGAGAGGCTAAAAACCTGAGATTGAGTTCAGGTTTCAAGCTTGGACCTTGTTAGACTTGAGTGGCTTCACTACCTCCCAGGTGAAATCAGCATCGTCCCTTCCAAAGTGGCCATAAGCGGCAGTCTTCAAGAACCTACCGTTACCTCCTCTCTTCAAATCCAAGTTAATGGAGATCATACCTGGCCTGAAATCAAAACTCTCCTTAACAATCTCCAAAATCTCCTTGTCTGGTATCTTCCCGGTTCCATAACTGTCCACGAACACAGACAATGGCTCAGGGACACCAATGGCGTATGAGACTTGCACGATGCACCGCCTTGCTAGCCCACTGGCAACAATGCTCTTAGCTGCTTGCCTAACGATGTAAGCACCACTCCTGTCAACCTTGGTTGGGTCCTTTCCGGAGAAAGCACCACCTCCGTGTGCACCCCATCCACCGTAGGTGTCGATGATGATCTTACGGCCGGTAAGCCCTGCATCTCCGTGAGGACCTCCGATCACAAAACGACCAGATGGGTTGAGATGGAAGATGGTCTTCTCATCAAGGTACTTCTCTGGGATCACAGGCTTGATCACATGCTCTTTAAGATCAGCTGCGATCTCATCGTTAGTCACAGTCTCATCGTGCTGTGTTGAGATGAGAACAGTGTGTACACGTACAGGAACCATAGCTCCGTTTTCGTTCAAGTACTCAATAGTGACTTGAGTCTTACCGTCTGGCCTCAACCAAGGGCAAGTTCCATTCTTGCGAACTTCAGTGAGCTTAGCTCCAAGCTTAGTGGCGAGAACGTGAGTAAGAGGCATGAGCTCAGGTGTCTCATCAGTAGCGTACCCAAACATGTGACCTTGGTCACCAGCTCCAACCTCCTCTGGCTTCTTGGTGAGATGACCATGAACACCTTGTGCAATATCAGGACTCTGTTGCTCGATGTTGACAAGAACCTTGCAGTTGTCAGCATCTAGACCAACATCGGCAGATACGAAACCAATCTCACGGCAAGTCTTACGAACAATCTGCTCGTAATCAACGTTAGCCTTGGTGGTGATTTCTCCAAATACCATGACCATGTTAGTCTTGGTACAGGTCTCACAAGCAACTTTGCTCTCAGGGTCTTGTTCAAGGCAAGCATCGAGGATAGCGTCAGAGATCTGATCACAAAGCTTGTCGGGATGTCCCTCGTTGACGGATTCAGAGGTGAACAAAAAAGATTCCATTTTTTCCCGATCCGATTCAACAAGAAACAAACCTAACAGAGCATAGAAATGAACAAAGATCAATCAGAAAAGTGTAAAACACATAAGAAACTTCAATCAACTTTCAAATTGGGATCTAGATAACTAGATTCAATAACTAGATCTATAAATCAACACAACACATGgttcaaattcaaattcgaaTAATCACAAAAATGGACACTTTGTTCAAACGCAGAGTCTTGAGAACGAACGTATGAATCGATGAAAAAGATAACATACCTTAAAAgaggagacagagagagagattaagtAATGGAGGTTGGAGCTAAAGAAGACTGGTAGTAGTAGTACGAAGGTGAAGGAGGGGCGTAGAAGCTTTATATATACGAAGCTCACGAGGGGGGGTGGTGTAAGATCGTAATTTCGTCCAGATTCATTCCTAGTTTCATCAAACTGTGTTCAGACAATGAGATCTAGATATCCGACGGTTCATAATAGATCTGTAAATGAGAGCTGTTTTTAATCGTTGGATTTGCTTAACTGGACCACCGCGTGCGAGTACAACTAGACAAAGCATCTTAATGAAGAACGCGAATCACGAATTATAATATTACTGTAGTTATTGATAATCTAATTAATGCTACAAAATATAGTCGATATTTTTTGTTGAGTAtgtaaagtttaaaatttacatgAGTTAATTGATATATGATTAGTAGTAATATCGTGGTAGATCATGGAGAAGTTGTGTAAATTAGAGAAGaggttgtgttgtgttgtgttgtgtcgGTGAGTGAGAGAATGGGGAACGTGACGTGATTACCGGGAAACCGGAGGGGGCGGTTTGGGAGTGATATAGAGATTACAGGCtgtctctttactcttttattgAAGGGTCCACACTGGCCAGTGGCCACCGGTAAAAAGACAACATAGAATTCTTCTTTTTTAGCTTTTCAGCAGTGTCGGCTAGCTTGTCAAAATAAGACTCATGGTGGAATGGTCTAAATCTGATCTTGTCCGATCTGAAAaggcaaaaaataaaactgCACAGTTTCGCCGATCTGCGAAGATCTTGTCCGGTCTGGAGTATGCTAGATTGAGTGATTGGGCTTAAAATGGGCCAAAGACCTTACAAATTAACGGAATACCCCAAGACTAGAAAATTTAAAAGTCGATTCCCATATGACTTATGAGGCAGTAGACAAAGTATACGTGGGACAAAATACACGTAACTTAATTAATCGACTATAGAAAAATCCTAATCACCATTACATCGACCTTGCTCAAGCAAAAAAACATCAACGAAGAAGGAGTTGTAAGGAAAGACTTCTGTATTATTGAGATGtttgtacaatatatatacataagatcCGTAGAGTTTTCACCACTACTAGTTACACATTTATCCTTTACATATATAACTCTCCTATACGCCCCCTTAAGATGGAGGGAGTTTCTGCACTCTAATCTTGACATTAAGGGTATGAAAGCGAGGACCCGGTAGAGGTTTAGTCAATGCATCCGCGTGCTGATCATCTCCAGATATGTGAGCAACACGCAAGACACCCGATTGAACGTGCTCTCGGACAAAGTGATAATCAATAGCAATGTGTTTCATCTTGGTATGGAATACCGGGTTTGCACACAGGTAAGTAGCACCAATGTTATCACAGTAGATAACAGGAGCTAATGGTAACATAATACCCATTTCTTGAAGCAACGAGCAAACCCACCGCAGTTCAGAGGTTGTATTCGCAACAGAGCGATACTCGGCTTCTGTGGAGGAACGAGACACACTGCGCTGTTTCTTGGAGGACCAGGAGATGGGACTACCACCAAAGTAGATAATGTAAGCATTGGTGGAGACGTAGTTGGCACGATCACGACCCCAATCAGCATCAAAAAACGCATGGACCGTGAGCGGAGCATCTCGGCGTAGGAAAATACCAAGAGAGCGAGTACCATTAAGATAACGCAATACACGCTTAACCGCCTGCCAATGTGCATTAGTCGGTTTATGCAGAAATTGGGATAAACGATTTACCGAGAAAGCAATATCAGGTCTCGTGAACGCCAAGTATTGAAGGCTGCCAACCACCATTCGATAGTCCTTGGCATCCGCAAGTGGTGTCCCAGACAAAACCGTAAGTGTGGAGGAGGACGACATAGGCGTGGGAACAGGTTTAGAGTCAAGCATATTCGTCTTTGCTAAGAGATCAGTGATGTACTTGCGCTGCATCAAATGAAGCCCCTTTGATGTTCTAGTCGCCTCAATGCCTAAGAAATAACTCAAAGGACCAAGGTCTTTAAGTGAGAACCGATGAGCCAAGGAAGCATGAAACGCCTTCACCAAATACGTTGGACCAGTGATGATaatgtcatccacataaacaagaacataGACATAATCTCGACCATGTTTGTAGATAAACAGTGAATTATCCGCCAAAGACGTCTTGAACCCCGATTGTAAAAGAAATTACCGCAGTTCTTGATACCACGCTCTAGGAGCctgttttaaaccatacaaCGCTTTCTGCAACCTACACACATGATGAGGTCTGTCACGATCCACAAAGCCTGGAGGTTGTGATACATAAACCTCCTCTTGAACAGTT comes from Camelina sativa cultivar DH55 chromosome 19, Cs, whole genome shotgun sequence and encodes:
- the LOC104765583 gene encoding BTB/POZ and MATH domain-containing protein 3-like isoform X1, whose protein sequence is MASSGGDHDEIIKSISDAPPTHYMVKIESFSLLTKHAIERYETESFEAGGYKWKLVLYPNGNKSKNTKDHVSVYLALADSSSLSPGWEVCAVFRLYLLDQNTDSYLILQGKERRFHAVKREWGFDKFIPTGTFSDESNGYLIEDTCMFGADVFVSKERRSGRGECFSMIKDANSTKHVWKIENFSKLDKESYDSNAFFAGDRKWKIRFYPTGTKQGIGTHLSIYLILVDPETISDGTKMFAEFTIRIFDQLQGRHIAGKVTKWFSRSSSENGWVKYVSMVYFTQPNSGLLLKDACLVEADVCILGITSAL
- the LOC104765583 gene encoding MATH domain and coiled-coil domain-containing protein At3g58220-like isoform X2, which produces MVKIESFSLLTKHAIERYETESFEAGGYKWKLVLYPNGNKSKNTKDHVSVYLALADSSSLSPGWEVCAVFRLYLLDQNTDSYLILQGKERRFHAVKREWGFDKFIPTGTFSDESNGYLIEDTCMFGADVFVSKERRSGRGECFSMIKDANSTKHVWKIENFSKLDKESYDSNAFFAGDRKWKIRFYPTGTKQGIGTHLSIYLILVDPETISDGTKMFAEFTIRIFDQLQGRHIAGKVTKWFSRSSSENGWVKYVSMVYFTQPNSGLLLKDACLVEADVCILGITSAL
- the LOC104765582 gene encoding S-adenosylmethionine synthase 4, encoding MESFLFTSESVNEGHPDKLCDQISDAILDACLEQDPESKVACETCTKTNMVMVFGEITTKANVDYEQIVRKTCREIGFVSADVGLDADNCKVLVNIEQQSPDIAQGVHGHLTKKPEEVGAGDQGHMFGYATDETPELMPLTHVLATKLGAKLTEVRKNGTCPWLRPDGKTQVTIEYLNENGAMVPVRVHTVLISTQHDETVTNDEIAADLKEHVIKPVIPEKYLDEKTIFHLNPSGRFVIGGPHGDAGLTGRKIIIDTYGGWGAHGGGAFSGKDPTKVDRSGAYIVRQAAKSIVASGLARRCIVQVSYAIGVPEPLSVFVDSYGTGKIPDKEILEIVKESFDFRPGMISINLDLKRGGNGRFLKTAAYGHFGRDDADFTWEVVKPLKSNKVQA